The following proteins are encoded in a genomic region of Cellulomonas sp. ES6:
- a CDS encoding homoserine O-acetyltransferase, with the protein MPDGPPRASSAWREGDPVGRRQFADLGPLDLEAGGRLPGVRLAYETWGTLAPDGSNAVLVLHALTGDSHVTGPAGPGHPTPGWWSTLVGPGAPIDTDRWFVVAPNVLGGCQGSTGPATAAPDGRPWGSRFPHLTVRDQVAAEVRLADALGVGSWALVVGASMGGQRALEWAVTAPSRVRGLAAIATTAQTSGDQIASFHTQLAALAADPRFRGGDYYDAPDGEGPHVGLGLARQIAHQTYRSATELDQRFGRIPQGGEEPLEGGRFAVQSYLDHHGDKLARRFDANTYAVLTRSMITHDLGRDRGGVEAALATVTARTLVVAVDSDRLFLPEQSARIAAGIPGSGPVRTLHTPYGHDGFLIEHDQLGPLVRAHLEG; encoded by the coding sequence CTGCCCGACGGCCCGCCGCGCGCGTCGTCCGCCTGGCGCGAGGGGGACCCCGTCGGCCGGCGGCAGTTCGCCGACCTCGGCCCGCTCGACCTCGAGGCCGGCGGCCGCCTGCCGGGCGTCCGGCTCGCGTACGAGACCTGGGGCACCCTCGCGCCCGACGGCTCGAACGCGGTGCTCGTGCTGCACGCCCTGACCGGCGACTCGCACGTGACGGGCCCGGCCGGGCCGGGCCACCCGACCCCGGGCTGGTGGTCGACGCTCGTGGGCCCCGGGGCGCCGATCGACACGGACCGCTGGTTCGTCGTCGCGCCGAACGTCCTCGGCGGCTGCCAGGGCAGCACCGGGCCGGCCACCGCGGCCCCGGACGGCCGGCCGTGGGGCAGCCGGTTCCCGCACCTGACGGTCCGGGACCAGGTGGCCGCGGAGGTCCGGCTCGCCGACGCGCTCGGCGTCGGGTCGTGGGCGCTCGTCGTCGGCGCCTCGATGGGCGGCCAGCGCGCGCTCGAGTGGGCCGTCACCGCGCCGTCCCGGGTGCGGGGGCTCGCCGCGATCGCGACGACCGCGCAGACCTCCGGCGACCAGATCGCCTCGTTCCACACCCAGCTCGCGGCGCTCGCCGCCGACCCGCGGTTCCGCGGCGGGGACTACTACGACGCGCCCGACGGGGAGGGGCCGCACGTGGGTCTCGGCCTCGCGCGGCAGATCGCCCACCAGACGTACCGCAGCGCCACCGAGCTCGACCAGCGCTTCGGCCGGATCCCGCAGGGCGGCGAGGAGCCGCTCGAGGGCGGGCGGTTCGCGGTGCAGTCCTACCTCGACCACCACGGCGACAAGCTCGCCCGCCGGTTCGACGCGAACACGTACGCGGTGCTGACGCGCTCGATGATCACGCACGACCTCGGCCGCGACCGCGGCGGCGTCGAGGCGGCGCTCGCGACCGTCACCGCCCGCACGCTCGTCGTCGCCGTGGACTCCGACCGGCTGTTCCTGCCCGAGCAGTCCGCCCGCATCGCCGCCGGCATCCCCGGCTCCGGCCCGGTCCGCACGCTGCACACCCCGTACGGCCACGACGGGTTCCTCATCGAGCA
- a CDS encoding bifunctional o-acetylhomoserine/o-acetylserine sulfhydrylase codes for MSQPQWSFETRQIHAGQTPDAATGARALPIYQTTSYVFPDAGVAADRFALKDLGPIYTRIGNPTVQAVEDRIASLEGGVGALLLASGQAAETYAILNIAEAGSHIVASPSLYGGTYNLLHHTLPRFGIETTFVTDPHDPQAWRDAVRPNTKAFYAETVPNPKQDVLDIETVAGIAHDSGVPLIVDNTVATPYLIRPLEWGADVVVHSATKYLGGHGTAIGGVIVDGGTFDYGTDPERYPSFNQPDPSYDGLVFARDLGKDGAFGVNLSYVLRARVQLLRDLGAAISPFNAFLIAQGLETLSLRVERHVANAQKVAEWLEARDDVLSVTYAGLPSHPQYELGRKYGPRGTGAVLAFEIAGGAEAGQAFVSALELHSNVANIGDVRSLVIHPASTTHSQLTPEEQALSGVTPGLVRLAVGLEGIEDILADLDAGFRAAKGA; via the coding sequence ATGAGCCAGCCCCAGTGGTCGTTCGAGACCCGCCAGATCCACGCCGGCCAGACGCCCGACGCCGCCACCGGCGCCCGCGCCCTGCCGATCTACCAGACCACGTCCTACGTCTTCCCCGACGCGGGCGTGGCGGCCGACCGGTTCGCCCTCAAGGACCTCGGCCCGATCTACACCCGCATCGGCAACCCGACGGTCCAGGCCGTCGAGGACCGGATCGCCTCGCTCGAGGGCGGCGTCGGCGCGCTGCTGCTCGCCTCCGGCCAGGCCGCCGAGACCTACGCGATCCTCAACATCGCCGAGGCCGGCAGCCACATCGTCGCCAGCCCGTCCCTGTACGGCGGCACCTACAACCTGCTGCACCACACGCTGCCCCGCTTCGGCATCGAGACGACGTTCGTCACCGACCCGCACGACCCGCAGGCCTGGCGCGACGCCGTGCGCCCGAACACCAAGGCGTTCTACGCCGAGACGGTGCCCAACCCGAAGCAGGACGTGCTCGACATCGAGACCGTCGCCGGCATCGCCCACGACTCCGGCGTCCCCCTCATCGTCGACAACACCGTCGCGACGCCGTACCTGATCCGGCCGCTGGAGTGGGGCGCGGACGTCGTCGTGCACTCCGCCACCAAGTACCTCGGGGGTCACGGGACCGCGATCGGCGGCGTGATCGTCGACGGCGGCACGTTCGACTACGGCACCGACCCGGAGCGCTACCCCTCGTTCAACCAGCCCGACCCGTCGTACGACGGCCTGGTGTTCGCCCGGGACCTCGGCAAGGACGGCGCCTTCGGCGTCAACCTCTCCTACGTCCTGCGCGCGCGGGTCCAGCTGCTGCGCGACCTCGGCGCGGCGATCAGCCCGTTCAACGCGTTCCTCATCGCGCAGGGCCTCGAGACGCTGTCGCTGCGCGTCGAGCGGCACGTCGCGAACGCCCAGAAGGTCGCCGAGTGGCTGGAGGCGCGCGACGACGTGCTCTCCGTGACGTACGCCGGCCTGCCGTCCCACCCCCAGTACGAGCTCGGCCGCAAGTACGGGCCGCGCGGCACGGGCGCGGTGCTGGCGTTCGAGATCGCCGGCGGGGCCGAGGCCGGGCAGGCGTTCGTCTCCGCGCTGGAGCTCCACTCCAACGTCGCGAACATCGGCGACGTGCGCTCGCTCGTCATCCACCCCGCGTCGACCACCCACAGCCAGCTCACGCCCGAGGAGCAGGCGCTGTCCGGCGTCACGCCGGGCCTGGTCCGGCTCGCCGTCGGCCTGGAGGGGATCGAGGACATCCTCGCCGACCTCGACGCCGGGTTCCGCGCCGCCAAGGGGGCCTGA